A genomic segment from Clostridium pasteurianum BC1 encodes:
- the purF gene encoding amidophosphoribosyltransferase: protein MIDLEQDKLKEECGVFGIFSNRNIDVSHLTYYGLYALQHRGQESAGIAVCNNGKIDVHKGMGLVTDVFDNDSLDKMVGNSAIGHVRYSTTGGSCANNAQPIVNEFELGSIALAHNGNLVNTDIIRELLQYGGTSFETSIDTEVVLKLIAKNAKKGIENAVADAIQAIKGSFAIVILTEDKLIGVRDPNGIRPLCIGKFDDNSYVMCSETCALDAVGAEFVRDVNPGEIVIIDKEGIKSINFAEKTKCETCVFEYIYFARPDSVIDGISVYNSRELAGEELYREAPVEADMVIGVPDSGLAAATGYAKASGIPYGIGLIKNRYVGRTFISPTQELREKAVAVKLNPLKVNIEGKRIVIIDDSIVRGTTSKKLVDILRKAGAKEIHFRVSSPIIKYPCYFGINIASRNELIGGNKTVEEIRDFIGADSLAYLSIDSLLKSLGKKNNFCLGCLKGVYPVSAPMEVEKERFEV from the coding sequence GTGATAGATTTAGAACAAGATAAACTTAAAGAAGAATGTGGTGTTTTTGGAATTTTTTCAAATAGGAATATAGATGTATCACATTTAACATACTATGGACTGTATGCACTTCAGCACAGAGGACAGGAAAGTGCTGGTATTGCAGTGTGCAATAATGGTAAGATTGATGTCCATAAAGGTATGGGACTTGTAACAGATGTGTTTGATAATGATAGCTTAGACAAAATGGTTGGAAATTCTGCAATAGGTCATGTAAGATACTCTACTACTGGTGGCAGCTGTGCCAATAATGCTCAACCTATAGTTAATGAATTTGAATTAGGTTCTATTGCTCTTGCTCACAACGGAAATCTTGTAAATACTGATATTATAAGAGAACTATTGCAGTATGGCGGAACTTCCTTTGAAACTTCAATAGATACTGAAGTTGTACTGAAATTGATTGCTAAAAATGCAAAAAAAGGTATAGAAAACGCCGTAGCTGATGCAATTCAGGCTATTAAAGGTTCCTTTGCCATTGTTATTTTAACAGAGGATAAATTAATCGGAGTTAGAGATCCTAACGGTATACGACCTCTCTGCATAGGTAAATTTGATGATAATAGTTATGTAATGTGTTCAGAAACTTGTGCACTTGATGCAGTAGGTGCTGAATTTGTAAGAGATGTAAATCCAGGTGAAATTGTAATAATAGATAAAGAAGGAATCAAAAGTATAAATTTTGCAGAAAAGACTAAATGTGAAACCTGTGTTTTTGAATATATATATTTTGCAAGACCAGATAGTGTTATAGATGGAATAAGTGTATACAACTCAAGAGAACTTGCAGGAGAAGAGCTTTATAGAGAAGCTCCTGTAGAGGCTGATATGGTAATTGGTGTACCAGATTCAGGACTTGCAGCAGCTACAGGCTATGCAAAGGCTTCCGGAATACCTTATGGTATAGGACTTATAAAAAACAGATACGTGGGAAGAACCTTTATATCACCTACTCAGGAACTTAGAGAAAAGGCTGTTGCTGTAAAATTAAATCCTTTGAAAGTGAATATTGAGGGGAAAAGAATAGTTATAATAGACGATTCCATTGTAAGAGGAACTACAAGTAAAAAATTGGTGGATATATTAAGGAAAGCAGGAGCAAAGGAAATTCATTTTAGAGTATCTTCTCCTATTATAAAATATCCATGCTATTTTGGAATAAATATAGCTTCCAGAAATGAACTCATAGGTGGAAATAAGACTGTGGAGGAAATAAGAGATTTTATAGGCGCAGACAGTCTTGCATATTTAAGCATAGATTCACTTTTAAAGAGTTTAGGTAAGAAAAATAATTTCTGTCTTGGATGTTTAAAAGGAGTATATCCTGTGTCAGCACCAATGGAAGTTGAAAAGGAAAGATTTGAAGTATAA
- the purM gene encoding phosphoribosylformylglycinamidine cyclo-ligase, with protein sequence MVTYKDAGVNIEEGYETVSKIKDYAKKTYTKDVLNNLGSFAGMFALGNYKNPVLVSGTDGVGTKLAIAFKLKKYDTVGIDCVAMCVNDILCHGAKPLFFLDYMACGKLSAETASQIVKGVSEGCLQAESALIGGETAEMPGFYKDGDYDLAGFSVGIVEKDEIIDGSKIEDKDVLIGIASSGVHSNGFSLVRKLVPDIEIDFHGKKIGEVLLEPTKIYVKPILKLMEKFEIRGMAHVTGGGFYENIPRMFKGDFTAIINKDSYEVPEIFKYLMSLGVKGNDMYNTFNMGIGFVLCVKQEDKAAVIDTLKEFGEEAFEIGYVEAGGKGVCLK encoded by the coding sequence ATGGTAACTTATAAGGACGCTGGTGTAAATATTGAAGAGGGCTATGAAACTGTAAGCAAAATAAAGGACTATGCTAAAAAAACTTACACAAAGGATGTTTTAAATAATTTAGGTAGCTTTGCAGGAATGTTTGCTCTGGGGAATTATAAAAATCCTGTACTTGTTTCCGGTACAGATGGTGTTGGAACAAAGCTTGCCATAGCATTTAAGCTGAAAAAATATGATACAGTTGGTATTGATTGTGTTGCAATGTGTGTCAATGACATTTTATGTCATGGTGCAAAACCACTATTTTTCCTTGATTATATGGCTTGTGGTAAGCTTTCAGCTGAAACTGCTTCACAAATCGTAAAGGGTGTATCTGAGGGTTGTCTTCAGGCTGAAAGTGCCCTTATAGGTGGAGAGACAGCTGAAATGCCAGGGTTTTATAAAGACGGAGACTATGATTTAGCAGGTTTTTCAGTAGGTATAGTTGAAAAAGATGAAATTATAGACGGAAGTAAAATTGAAGACAAAGACGTACTTATTGGAATTGCATCTTCAGGTGTTCACAGTAACGGTTTTTCACTTGTAAGAAAATTAGTACCTGATATAGAAATTGATTTTCATGGTAAAAAAATTGGAGAAGTTCTTCTTGAACCAACAAAGATATATGTAAAGCCTATATTAAAGCTTATGGAGAAATTTGAAATAAGAGGTATGGCACATGTAACTGGTGGCGGTTTCTATGAAAATATTCCAAGAATGTTCAAAGGAGATTTTACAGCTATAATAAATAAAGACAGCTATGAAGTTCCAGAAATATTCAAATATTTAATGTCTCTTGGAGTAAAAGGGAATGATATGTATAATACTTTTAATATGGGCATTGGTTTCGTATTATGCGTAAAGCAAGAGGATAAAGCAGCAGTAATAGACACATTAAAAGAATTTGGAGAAGAAGCCTTTGAAATTGGTTACGTTGAAGCAGGAGGCAAAGGTGTATGTTTAAAATAG
- the purH gene encoding bifunctional phosphoribosylaminoimidazolecarboxamide formyltransferase/IMP cyclohydrolase, producing the protein MIKRALISVYNKDKVLDLAKFLIKKDVEIISTGGTYKYLKENHIAVTEVEEVTGFPEMMDGRVKTLHPNIHGGILAIRDNAQHMKAIEDKGIKPIDLVVVNLYPFFDKVQEDLTFEEKIEFIDIGGPTMIRAAAKNFQDVVVLTDVKDYEDVIDQIDKNGEVDFESRKKFAGKVFNLMAAYDAAVSRFLLGDEVYPEYLNMSYKKSMDLRYGENPHQSAAYYVSTATKGAMKDFQQLNGKELSYNNIKDMDIAWKVASEFEEPMCCALKHNSPCGAAIADNIHDAYVRAFECDPTSIFGGIVAVNRKLDVATAEELVKIFLEIVIAPDFEDAALEILKTKKNLRVIKAEHKPQDHREYAKVDGGILVQSSDDKLVDELKFVTEKKPTEEELKQLLFGMKVVKYVKSNAILVVKDGMAKGIGGGQVNRIWPTIEALDRAKDGTLLVSDAFFPFNDVVEEAAKHNIKAIIQPGGSIRDQDSIDACNKHGIAMVISGIRHFKH; encoded by the coding sequence ATGATTAAAAGAGCATTAATCAGTGTATACAATAAGGATAAAGTTCTTGATTTAGCTAAATTTCTTATTAAAAAAGATGTGGAAATAATTTCTACTGGTGGTACATACAAATATTTAAAAGAAAATCACATAGCTGTAACAGAAGTAGAGGAAGTTACGGGTTTTCCTGAAATGATGGACGGCAGGGTAAAGACACTTCACCCTAATATTCATGGAGGTATACTTGCCATAAGAGACAATGCTCAGCATATGAAAGCTATTGAAGATAAGGGAATCAAGCCAATTGATCTAGTAGTAGTTAACCTTTATCCTTTCTTTGATAAAGTTCAGGAAGATTTAACCTTTGAAGAAAAAATTGAGTTTATAGATATCGGTGGTCCTACTATGATAAGAGCAGCTGCAAAGAATTTTCAAGATGTAGTTGTGCTTACAGATGTTAAGGATTATGAAGATGTAATAGATCAAATAGATAAAAATGGTGAAGTAGATTTTGAAAGTAGAAAAAAATTTGCTGGTAAAGTATTTAATTTAATGGCTGCCTATGATGCAGCTGTAAGTAGATTTTTACTGGGAGATGAAGTTTATCCTGAATATCTTAATATGTCTTATAAAAAATCTATGGATTTAAGATATGGTGAAAATCCTCATCAAAGTGCTGCTTACTATGTGTCTACAGCTACTAAAGGCGCAATGAAAGATTTTCAGCAGCTAAATGGTAAGGAACTTTCTTATAACAACATAAAGGATATGGATATAGCTTGGAAAGTAGCCTCAGAATTTGAAGAACCTATGTGCTGTGCACTAAAACATAATTCACCTTGTGGTGCTGCTATAGCGGATAATATTCATGATGCCTACGTTCGTGCCTTTGAATGTGATCCTACCTCTATTTTTGGTGGTATAGTTGCTGTTAATAGAAAATTAGATGTAGCAACAGCAGAGGAACTTGTGAAGATTTTCCTTGAAATAGTAATAGCTCCTGATTTTGAAGACGCTGCACTGGAAATATTAAAGACAAAGAAAAACTTAAGAGTTATAAAAGCAGAGCACAAACCACAGGATCATAGAGAATATGCAAAGGTAGACGGTGGAATTCTAGTACAGAGTTCAGATGATAAACTTGTAGATGAACTTAAATTTGTAACAGAAAAGAAGCCGACAGAAGAGGAATTAAAGCAGCTTCTATTCGGTATGAAGGTAGTAAAATATGTTAAATCCAATGCAATACTGGTGGTTAAAGATGGAATGGCTAAGGGAATTGGCGGCGGACAGGTAAACAGAATATGGCCGACAATTGAAGCACTTGATAGAGCAAAGGATGGTACTCTTCTTGTATCAGATGCTTTCTTCCCATTTAACGATGTAGTGGAAGAAGCAGCTAAGCACAATATAAAGGCAATAATACAGCCTGGTGGCTCTATAAGAGACCAAGATTCCATTGATGCCTGCAATAAACATGGCATAGCAATGGTGATTTCAGGAATAAGACATTTTAAACACTAG
- the purC gene encoding phosphoribosylaminoimidazolesuccinocarboxamide synthase, with product MTKKELLYEGKAKKVYATDKEDEVIVYYKDDATAFNGVKKGQIEDKGELNNSITSMLFELVEKHGVKTHFIEKLNDREQLCKKVNIVPLEVIVRNVAAGSMAKRLGVEEGSPLKTTVFEICYKNDDYDDPLINDTHAVALGFSTFEELKTIYAMTDKVNEILKEFFLKQNIKLIDFKLEFGKTTNGEILLADEISPDTCRLWDATTNEKLDKDRFRRDMGNVKEAYVEILKRIAGK from the coding sequence ATGACAAAAAAAGAATTATTATACGAAGGAAAAGCAAAAAAGGTTTATGCTACTGATAAAGAGGATGAAGTTATAGTTTATTATAAAGATGATGCTACAGCTTTCAACGGAGTAAAAAAGGGTCAGATAGAAGATAAGGGTGAATTAAATAACAGCATAACTTCAATGTTATTTGAACTTGTAGAAAAACATGGTGTAAAAACACATTTTATAGAGAAACTAAATGATAGAGAACAACTTTGCAAAAAAGTTAATATAGTTCCACTAGAAGTTATAGTAAGAAATGTAGCTGCAGGAAGTATGGCTAAAAGACTTGGTGTTGAAGAAGGAAGTCCATTAAAGACTACAGTATTTGAAATATGCTATAAGAATGATGATTATGATGATCCTTTGATAAATGATACTCATGCAGTTGCTTTGGGATTTTCAACTTTTGAGGAATTAAAGACTATATATGCAATGACTGATAAGGTAAATGAAATACTTAAGGAATTTTTCTTAAAACAAAATATTAAACTTATTGACTTTAAATTGGAATTTGGTAAAACTACTAATGGAGAAATACTATTAGCAGATGAAATATCTCCAGATACTTGCAGACTTTGGGATGCAACAACTAATGAAAAACTTGATAAAGATAGATTTAGAAGAGATATGGGTAATGTAAAAGAAGCTTATGTTGAAATATTAAAGAGAATCGCAGGAAAATAA
- the purE gene encoding 5-(carboxyamino)imidazole ribonucleotide mutase, with translation MKVAIIFGSKSDVDKMRGAAKALKEFGIEYRVHILSAHRVPEKLAQVIEDLEAEDFDCIIAGAGLAAHLPGVIASHTTLPVIGVPINAALNGLDSLLSIVQMPKSIPVATVGINNSYNAGMLAVQMLSLKYPGLKEKLIQYRKDMKSKFISENEEGVEL, from the coding sequence ATGAAAGTTGCAATAATATTTGGAAGTAAATCAGATGTGGATAAGATGAGAGGTGCTGCCAAGGCTCTTAAGGAATTCGGTATTGAGTACAGAGTTCACATACTATCGGCTCACAGAGTTCCAGAAAAATTAGCTCAGGTAATTGAAGATTTAGAAGCTGAAGACTTTGATTGCATAATAGCAGGGGCAGGACTTGCAGCGCATTTGCCAGGAGTAATTGCTTCACATACTACACTTCCAGTAATAGGAGTACCAATAAATGCAGCTCTTAACGGATTGGACTCACTTTTATCTATAGTTCAAATGCCAAAATCAATTCCAGTAGCTACTGTAGGAATAAATAACAGCTACAATGCAGGAATGTTAGCAGTTCAGATGCTATCTTTAAAATATCCAGGGTTAAAAGAAAAACTAATTCAATATAGAAAAGATATGAAAAGCAAATTTATAAGTGAAAACGAAGAAGGAGTGGAATTATAA
- a CDS encoding phosphoribosylformylglycinamidine synthase, with product MDNKVRRIFVEKRQGFNVEALELLNDVKENLNISQLSNIKIVNRYDISGISDEEFEKAKKIIFSEPVTDNVFEENINTKDNDSIFAVEYLPGQYDQRADSADQCIKILSQNEASKVATAKLYILEGELNEVEVERIKKYCINPVDSREASMEKPETLETEVELPADVKILEYFTDLPEEKLEQFRLDEGLAMSLADLKFCQEYFKNTEKRNPTYTEIKVIDTYWSDHCRHTTFATKLNNVEFEKGKFNKPVKEAFEEYNNSKTKLKREDKVTCLMDVALMAMRELKEDGKLQDLDVSDEINACSIEKEVDIDGKKEKWLIMFKNETHNHPTEIEPFGGAATCIGGCIRDPLSGRVYVYQAMRVTGSGDPRTKIEDTLQGKLPQRKITVGAAKGYSSYGNQIGLATGQVTEVYHEGYVAKRLEVGAVIGAAPKENVVRKEPKAGDIIILLGGRTGRDGCGGATGSSKEHDEKSILTCGAEVQKGNAPTERKIQRLFRNPEVSKLIKRCNDFGAGGVSVAIGELSDGLDINLNLVPKKYEGLDGTELAISESQERMAVVVEEKDADKFIELSLKENLEAVKVAVVTEDRRLKLRWRNDYVVNISRDFLDTNGVRQEIDVYVKKPKKSLNYFAKTEKVKDIKKKWLSVLEDLNVCSQKGLVERFDSTIGAGSVFLPFAGKYQMTPTEAMIAKVPVLKGETNTATVMAHGYNPNLSSWSPFHGAVYSVVEAVAKVVACGGKYDSIRLTLQEYFERLGTEPERWGKPLAALLGAYHAQKMFEIPAIGGKDSMSGTFKDMDVPPTLVAFAVDVVDANKVVSQEFKNSGNTVVLVEAVRDENELPDFKVLKKNYKKINKLIEKGRVLSSYTVKQGGVCEAITKMCLGNKIGFGFNKNVDEELLFEPSYGSIILEIDKEENVKKIMDGVNYVVLGKTTNEAAISYEKFNLDIDELLKQWTKTLEGVFPTKTEVSSKDIEKGVFDNRNTKSPTIKYARPRVFIPVFPGTNCEYDSARAFERAGAETSVKVFKNLTPDFIKESVDFIANEIDKAQMIMLPGGFSAGDEPDGSGKFIASVLRNPKIAESIMKLLKERDGLMLGICNGFQALTKLGLVPFGEIREIDEECPTLTYNNIGRHVSKMVDTRIVSTLSPWFNQVNCNEVYTIPVSHGEGRFVGKEDVIKKLFENGQVATQYVDFKGNPTYDIDFNPNGSMQAIEGITSPDGRILGKMGHSERIGSNIAKNIPGNKDQKIFESGVKYFK from the coding sequence ATGGATAACAAAGTTAGAAGAATATTTGTAGAGAAACGACAAGGTTTTAATGTTGAGGCACTTGAACTGCTGAATGACGTTAAAGAAAATCTTAATATTAGTCAATTATCTAATATCAAAATTGTAAATAGATATGATATAAGTGGAATTTCAGATGAGGAATTTGAAAAGGCAAAAAAAATAATATTTTCTGAGCCTGTAACTGATAATGTGTTTGAAGAAAATATAAACACTAAAGATAATGATAGTATTTTTGCAGTAGAATATCTGCCAGGACAATATGATCAGAGAGCAGATTCAGCAGATCAATGTATTAAAATATTATCACAAAATGAAGCTTCCAAGGTAGCAACTGCAAAATTATATATTTTAGAGGGAGAACTTAATGAGGTTGAAGTAGAAAGGATAAAAAAATATTGCATTAATCCAGTAGATTCAAGAGAAGCTTCCATGGAAAAGCCGGAGACTTTAGAAACAGAGGTGGAACTCCCAGCAGATGTAAAAATTTTAGAATATTTTACAGATCTACCAGAGGAAAAATTAGAACAATTTAGATTAGATGAAGGTCTTGCCATGAGTCTTGCAGATCTTAAATTTTGTCAGGAATATTTCAAGAATACAGAAAAAAGAAATCCAACATATACAGAAATAAAGGTAATTGATACCTATTGGTCAGATCACTGCAGACACACTACTTTTGCTACAAAGCTAAATAATGTAGAGTTTGAAAAGGGTAAATTTAATAAACCAGTTAAAGAAGCCTTTGAAGAATATAATAATTCAAAAACAAAATTAAAAAGAGAAGATAAGGTTACATGCCTTATGGATGTAGCACTTATGGCTATGAGGGAACTTAAAGAAGATGGAAAGCTTCAAGATCTGGATGTATCTGATGAGATCAATGCCTGCAGTATAGAAAAGGAAGTTGACATTGATGGCAAAAAAGAAAAATGGTTAATTATGTTTAAAAATGAAACTCACAATCATCCTACAGAAATAGAGCCTTTTGGTGGAGCAGCAACTTGTATAGGGGGATGTATAAGAGATCCTCTTTCAGGAAGAGTTTATGTATATCAGGCAATGAGAGTAACAGGAAGCGGAGATCCTAGAACAAAAATAGAAGATACACTTCAGGGAAAATTACCTCAAAGAAAGATAACTGTGGGAGCAGCAAAGGGTTACAGCTCTTATGGTAATCAAATAGGTCTGGCTACAGGTCAGGTAACAGAAGTATATCATGAGGGATACGTAGCAAAGAGATTAGAAGTTGGAGCAGTTATTGGAGCAGCGCCAAAGGAAAATGTGGTGAGGAAAGAACCAAAGGCTGGTGATATAATAATACTACTTGGAGGCAGAACTGGTAGAGACGGCTGCGGTGGGGCTACAGGTTCTTCTAAAGAACATGATGAGAAATCCATACTTACCTGTGGAGCAGAAGTTCAAAAGGGAAATGCTCCTACAGAGAGAAAAATACAGAGATTATTTAGAAATCCTGAAGTAAGTAAACTTATAAAAAGGTGTAATGATTTTGGAGCAGGTGGAGTTTCTGTTGCTATAGGAGAATTAAGCGATGGTCTTGATATAAATTTAAATTTAGTACCGAAAAAATATGAGGGCTTAGATGGTACTGAACTTGCCATATCAGAATCTCAGGAACGTATGGCTGTAGTTGTAGAGGAAAAAGATGCAGATAAATTTATTGAACTTTCCCTCAAAGAAAATTTAGAAGCAGTAAAGGTAGCAGTAGTAACAGAAGATAGAAGGCTGAAACTTAGATGGAGAAATGACTATGTAGTTAATATAAGCAGAGACTTTTTGGACACTAATGGTGTAAGACAGGAAATAGATGTATATGTTAAAAAACCAAAGAAATCCTTGAATTACTTTGCAAAAACTGAAAAAGTAAAAGATATAAAGAAAAAATGGCTGTCAGTTTTGGAGGACTTAAATGTATGCAGTCAAAAGGGACTTGTGGAAAGATTTGATAGTACTATAGGCGCAGGCAGTGTGTTCTTGCCTTTTGCCGGTAAATATCAAATGACTCCTACAGAGGCTATGATTGCTAAGGTTCCTGTTTTAAAAGGGGAAACTAATACAGCAACAGTTATGGCTCATGGCTATAACCCTAATTTGTCAAGCTGGAGCCCTTTCCATGGAGCAGTTTATTCCGTGGTTGAAGCTGTGGCAAAGGTAGTAGCTTGTGGCGGTAAATACGATAGTATAAGACTTACACTGCAGGAATATTTTGAAAGACTTGGAACAGAGCCTGAAAGATGGGGAAAACCTCTTGCAGCGCTCCTTGGAGCATACCATGCTCAAAAGATGTTTGAAATACCTGCTATAGGCGGAAAAGACAGTATGTCAGGTACTTTTAAAGATATGGATGTACCGCCTACTTTAGTTGCCTTTGCAGTGGATGTAGTGGATGCTAATAAGGTTGTATCTCAGGAATTTAAAAATTCAGGAAATACTGTAGTGTTAGTTGAAGCAGTGAGAGATGAAAATGAATTGCCAGATTTTAAAGTGCTTAAGAAGAACTATAAAAAAATCAATAAATTAATTGAAAAGGGTAGAGTACTTTCCTCTTATACAGTAAAGCAGGGTGGAGTTTGTGAAGCTATAACAAAGATGTGTCTTGGAAATAAAATAGGCTTTGGTTTTAATAAAAATGTCGATGAAGAACTTTTATTTGAACCATCTTATGGATCTATAATTCTTGAAATAGATAAAGAAGAAAATGTGAAAAAAATCATGGATGGAGTTAATTATGTAGTTCTAGGAAAAACTACTAATGAAGCGGCTATTAGCTATGAAAAATTTAATTTAGATATAGATGAATTATTAAAGCAATGGACAAAAACTCTGGAAGGGGTATTCCCAACAAAAACAGAGGTGAGCAGTAAAGATATAGAAAAAGGTGTGTTTGACAATAGAAATACGAAATCACCAACTATAAAATATGCAAGACCAAGAGTGTTTATACCGGTATTTCCTGGTACAAATTGTGAGTATGATTCAGCAAGAGCTTTTGAAAGAGCAGGAGCAGAGACTAGTGTCAAAGTATTTAAAAATTTAACTCCTGACTTTATAAAGGAATCTGTAGATTTTATAGCTAATGAAATTGATAAAGCGCAGATGATTATGCTTCCAGGAGGCTTTAGCGCTGGAGATGAGCCTGATGGTTCAGGTAAATTTATTGCTTCAGTTTTAAGAAATCCTAAAATTGCAGAGAGCATAATGAAGCTTCTTAAAGAGAGAGATGGACTTATGCTGGGTATATGTAATGGCTTCCAGGCGTTAACCAAATTAGGACTTGTACCTTTTGGAGAAATAAGAGAAATAGACGAGGAATGTCCTACACTTACCTATAATAATATAGGAAGACATGTATCTAAAATGGTAGATACAAGAATTGTTTCTACATTATCACCATGGTTTAATCAGGTTAATTGTAATGAAGTTTATACTATACCGGTATCTCATGGCGAGGGAAGATTTGTTGGAAAAGAAGATGTAATTAAAAAGCTATTTGAAAATGGTCAGGTGGCCACTCAATATGTGGACTTTAAGGGTAATCCAACTTATGATATTGACTTCAATCCAAATGGATCTATGCAGGCTATTGAGGGTATAACAAGTCCGGATGGAAGAATACTGGGTAAAATGGGGCACAGTGAAAGAATAGGAAGTAATATTGCAAAAAATATACCTGGAAACAAGGATCAGAAGATATTTGAATCTGGTGTAAAATACTTTAAATAA
- the purN gene encoding phosphoribosylglycinamide formyltransferase → MFKIAVLISGGGTNLQSIIDKVKSGYLNCKIEIVISDSEKAYGIERAKENNIYAIALSKKQYGDKLSDEVLKIVEEKGVDLIVTAGFLSILKGDLLKKFKNRIINIHPSLIPSFCGKGMYGLNVHKAAISYGVKASGCTVHFLDEGTDTGPIIIQKTVPVFAEDTAELLQKRVLEKEHEALPEAIRLIAENKVEVQERKVFIENN, encoded by the coding sequence ATGTTTAAAATAGCAGTGCTTATTTCAGGTGGAGGAACTAATCTGCAATCTATTATTGATAAAGTAAAGTCAGGGTATTTGAATTGTAAAATTGAAATAGTAATCAGTGATAGTGAGAAAGCCTATGGAATAGAAAGAGCTAAAGAAAATAATATATATGCTATAGCTTTAAGTAAAAAGCAGTATGGTGATAAATTATCCGACGAAGTTTTAAAGATTGTAGAGGAAAAAGGTGTAGACTTAATAGTTACAGCAGGTTTTCTATCCATCTTAAAAGGTGATTTATTAAAGAAATTTAAAAACAGAATAATAAACATTCATCCTTCTCTAATACCTTCTTTTTGTGGCAAGGGGATGTACGGTTTAAATGTACATAAAGCTGCAATAAGTTATGGTGTTAAGGCTTCTGGCTGCACCGTGCATTTTCTAGATGAAGGGACGGATACAGGGCCAATTATAATACAAAAGACTGTGCCAGTGTTTGCTGAGGATACTGCAGAGTTACTTCAGAAAAGAGTACTAGAAAAGGAGCATGAAGCTTTACCAGAGGCTATTAGGCTTATAGCGGAAAATAAAGTTGAGGTTCAAGAGAGAAAAGTATTCATAGAAAATAATTAA
- the purD gene encoding phosphoribosylamine--glycine ligase, translating into MKILLIGNGGREHAIAWKMALSTIVDKIYCAPGNGGTHLENKCVNVNLDTIDELLNFAKEEKIDLTFVGPEAKLVEGIVDVFKENGLKIFGPSKAAAELEGSKAFAKEFMKKHGVKTAAYEVFDRVEEALDYTEKCPYPIVIKADGLAAGKGVVICGTAEEAQNTLKDFMVNDVFKGSGKKVVMEEFLDGVEASILSVTDGNVIVPFISAKDHKQIFDEDKGPNTGGMGAIVPNPYCTENVLKEFEETMLKPTLSGIKEEHMDYCGIIFFGLMITKKGTYLLEYNVRMGDPETQAVLPLLESDFTEIILAAIDGKLKDVEIKWKKGGACCVVLASKGYPGSYETGKAIDIKAAESKVFAAGAKYEDDTLKTSGGRVMSIVSTGDTLEEAIKNAYADIKNVNFEGMYFRKDIGTLYR; encoded by the coding sequence TTGAAAATTTTACTTATTGGAAATGGTGGTAGAGAACATGCTATAGCATGGAAGATGGCATTAAGTACTATTGTTGACAAGATTTATTGTGCACCTGGAAATGGTGGTACTCATCTTGAGAATAAGTGTGTAAATGTAAATTTAGATACTATAGATGAATTATTAAACTTTGCTAAAGAAGAAAAAATAGACTTAACTTTTGTTGGACCGGAAGCAAAGCTGGTAGAAGGTATTGTAGATGTATTTAAGGAAAATGGATTAAAGATATTTGGACCATCAAAAGCAGCCGCTGAGCTTGAAGGAAGTAAGGCTTTCGCTAAGGAATTTATGAAAAAGCACGGAGTTAAAACAGCAGCTTATGAGGTTTTTGATAGAGTAGAGGAAGCTCTTGATTATACTGAAAAATGTCCTTATCCAATAGTTATTAAAGCTGATGGCCTGGCTGCAGGTAAAGGTGTAGTTATATGTGGTACAGCAGAAGAGGCGCAGAATACACTAAAAGACTTTATGGTAAATGATGTATTTAAGGGCTCTGGTAAAAAAGTAGTTATGGAAGAGTTTCTTGATGGAGTAGAAGCTTCTATTCTTTCTGTTACAGATGGCAATGTTATAGTGCCTTTTATATCAGCTAAGGACCATAAGCAGATCTTCGATGAGGATAAGGGCCCTAACACTGGCGGAATGGGCGCAATTGTCCCAAATCCATATTGCACTGAAAATGTACTTAAAGAATTTGAGGAAACCATGTTAAAGCCTACTCTTTCTGGAATAAAGGAAGAGCATATGGACTACTGCGGTATTATTTTCTTCGGACTTATGATAACTAAAAAGGGTACATATTTATTGGAGTACAACGTAAGAATGGGTGATCCAGAAACTCAGGCAGTATTGCCACTTTTAGAAAGTGATTTCACTGAAATCATATTGGCTGCCATAGATGGAAAGCTTAAAGATGTTGAAATCAAGTGGAAAAAAGGCGGTGCCTGCTGTGTAGTTCTGGCTTCCAAGGGTTATCCGGGAAGTTATGAAACAGGTAAAGCTATTGACATCAAAGCAGCAGAAAGCAAAGTATTTGCAGCAGGAGCTAAATATGAAGATGATACTTTGAAAACCTCTGGAGGTAGAGTCATGTCAATTGTATCTACTGGAGATACACTAGAGGAAGCAATTAAAAATGCATATGCAGATATAAAAAATGTAAATTTTGAAGGCATGTATTTTAGAAAAGACATAGGAACTCTATATAGATAG